A single genomic interval of Panulirus ornatus isolate Po-2019 chromosome 37, ASM3632096v1, whole genome shotgun sequence harbors:
- the mRpL19 gene encoding large ribosomal subunit protein bL19m, with translation MDGIIVKGILSLARHLSGLSLGARGHARAVSSKVLPFRQIRKRDSKEHQLPDDFRIVYPEFLPDPNLEWRNKLRERLERQDMLARRAVMEIPEFYVGSIMSVTVADPNASGKTNRFVGICIQRGGTGLRAWFILRNVIDTQGIEILYEMYSPLIRNIEVLRLEKRLDDELLYLRDALPEYSTFPLDMQPELVPEGAPVPVNPVKVQLKPRPWHERWERKNLQGLMDLGLPEKFYKLAKLHEKPWEKYDLMKEYRATIPEEEQAEIFQEISSQYPQLEASRRRGKRRLTERTRL, from the exons GTCTgagtttgggtgctagaggacatGCCAGAGCTGTTTCATCAAAAGTACTTCCCTTTAGACAAATTCGGAAACGTGACAGTAAAGAACATCAATTACCTGATGACTTTAG AATAGTGTACCCAGAATTCTTACCTGATCCAAACTTAGAGTGGAGAAATAAGCTCCGTGAAAGACTGGAACGTCAAGACATGCTAGCACGTAGAGCTGTCATGGAGATCCCCGAGTTCTATGTTG GATCCATCATGTCTGTAACTGTTGCTGATCCTAATGCCTCAGGTAAAACAAATCGCTTTGTGGGGATTTGCATTCAGCGTGGTGGGACTGGTCTTCGAGCCTGGTTTATTCTTCGAAATGTCATTGATACCCAGG gCATAGAAATATTGTATGAGATGTATTCACCACTTATACGAAATATTGAAGTGTTGCGCCTAGAGAAACGACTAGATGATGAGCTCCTTTATCTTCGTGATGCTCTGCCTGAGTACTCCACTTTCCCATTGGATATGCAACCTGAACTGGTTCCAGAAGGAGCTCCAGTACCAGTAAATCCTGTCAAG GTACAGTTAAAGCCCCGGCCATGGCATGAACGGTGGGAAAGGAAAAACTTGCAAGGATTGATGGATCTGGGTCTACCTGAAAAATTCTACAAGTTGGCCAAGTTGCATGAGAAACCATGGGAAAAGTATGATCTCATGAAGGAGTATAG AGCAACAATACCTGAGGAGGAGCAGGCTGAAATCTTTCAAGAGATATCATCACAATACCCACAGTTAGAAGCCTCAAGAAGACGTGGAAAGAGACGGCTCACTGAAAGGACTCGCTTATAA